The following are encoded in a window of Nitrososphaerota archaeon genomic DNA:
- a CDS encoding 50S ribosomal protein L40e, producing the protein KICRDCGARNAPTAERCRKCRSKNLRWKRREIKR; encoded by the coding sequence AAAATATGCAGAGATTGTGGAGCTAGAAACGCTCCTACAGCTGAAAGATGTAGAAAATGCAGAAGTAAAAATCTTAGATGGAAAAGGAGAGAAATAAAGCGTTAA